The following are encoded together in the Juglans microcarpa x Juglans regia isolate MS1-56 chromosome 2D, Jm3101_v1.0, whole genome shotgun sequence genome:
- the LOC121249315 gene encoding uncharacterized protein LOC121249315, with product MAAGKTSRRGLKICCAVTAIFLVLIAAVLVALSFTMLKPRDPRISLHLEGLQNIDLLMLMNTTANVTLGTVFTVENRNYASFRYKNSTAYVDFHGDLVGEALIGERNVPARGKLNVTTSVTLMTGNLVMNPHFFADLGSGSLNLTSTATLVGKTSLLKIFKKHATVYNRCNISVFVFTRSVESICETKLKM from the coding sequence ATGGCTGCTGGCAAAACTTCTCGCAGAGGTCTCAAAATATGCTGTGCTGTAACGGCGATTTTCTTAGTTCTCATTGCCGCTGTTCTCGTAGCCTTGTCTTTTACCATGTTGAAGCCTAGAGACCCCAGAATCAGCCTCCACCTCGAAGGCCTCCAAAACATTGATTTGTTAATGCTGATGAATACAACAGCGAATGTCACTTTGGGCACTGTTTTTACCGTCGAGAATCGAAACTATGCAAGCTTCAGGTATAAAAACTCTACCGCGTACGTTGATTTTCACGGCGACCTGGTCGGGGAGGCTCTGATAGGGGAACGAAATGTTCCGGCACGCGGCAAGCTTAACGTGACAACTTCCGTGACTCTCATGACTGGTAATTTGGTGATGAATCCACATTTTTTTGCTGATTTGGGAAGTGGGAGCCTGAACTTGACATCGACGGCAACTTTGGTGGGGAAAACGAGTCTGCTCAAGATCTTCAAGAAGCATGCTACAGTTTATAACAGGTGTAACatatctgtttttgtttttactagGAGTGTTGAATCCATATGCGAGACCAAACTCAAGATGTAG